A DNA window from Rhipicephalus sanguineus isolate Rsan-2018 chromosome 8, BIME_Rsan_1.4, whole genome shotgun sequence contains the following coding sequences:
- the LOC119403332 gene encoding zinc finger protein 17-like isoform X2 has product MFFAAGTNAVTIQRVVYCCDVCGEAFRTTADLDNHRQDPHHERPEGKHRCSYCPYSSDNKSHTTRHERTHTGERPFTCTVCQKGFNRADLLERHMNIHTRQIWVVHSKYGQYVKPEAPQEAALSGHQGTHLPLLRQDVSPEGTTPQAASYNAHTQAAMAVQEVFPSFRHFKISQEGRALGTSACSGPTASPTATGGECAIVRTTQITVPCDNSACSTTAASPTATGGEYAFVRTTQVTVALDNKEEMQTVKLE; this is encoded by the exons ATGTTCTTCGCTGCAGGCACGAATGCTGTGACCATCCAGCGTGTCGTGTACTGCTGCGATGTATGTGGAGAAGCTTTCCGAACGACTGCGGATCTGGACAACCACCGGCAGGACCCGCACCACGAGAGGCCGGAGGGCAAGCACCGGTGCTCTTATTGCCCCTACAGCAGTGATAACAA GTCCCACACTACCAGGCATGAGCGAACCCATACGGGCGAGCGCCCGTTTACCTGCACTGTCTGCCAGAAGGGCTTCAACCGAGCCGACCTACTCGAGAGACACATGAACATACACACTAGGCAGATATGGGTGGTTCACAGCAAGTACGGACAATATGTCAAGCCTGAGGCGCCACAAGAAGCAGCACTCTCAGGACACCAAGGCACACACCTGCCCCTGCTGCGGCAAGACGTTTCGCCAGAGGGAACAACACCTCAGGCAGCATCTTACAACGCACACACGCAAGCGGCCATGGCAGTGCAAGAGGTGTTTCCCTCATTTCGCCACTTTAAGATATCGCAAGAGGGCAGGGCTTTGGGCACTAGTGCGTGCTCTGGCCCAACAGCCTCGCCAACAGCTACAGGCGGAGAATGTGCAATTGTGCGAACCACCCAAATTACAGTGCCATGTGACAATAGTGCATGCTCTACCACAGCAGCCTCGCCAACAGCTACAG GCGGAGAATATGCATTCGTGCGAACCACTCAGGTTACAGTGGCACTTGACAACAAGGAAGAGATGCAGACCGTGAAGTTAGAATGA
- the LOC119403332 gene encoding zinc finger protein 17-like isoform X1, whose protein sequence is MFFAAGTNAVTIQRVVYCCDVCGEAFRTTADLDNHRQDPHHERPEGKHRCSYCPYSSDNKSHTTRHERTHTGERPFTCTVCQKGFNRADLLERHMNIHTRQIWVVHSKYGQYVKPEAPQEAALSGHQGTHLPLLRQDVSPEGTTPQAASYNAHTQAAMAVQEVFPSFRHFKISQEGRALGTSACSGPTASPTATGGECAIVRTTQITVPCDNSACSTTAASPTATGGEYAFVQTTQVTVALDNKEEMMQTVKLE, encoded by the exons ATGTTCTTCGCTGCAGGCACGAATGCTGTGACCATCCAGCGTGTCGTGTACTGCTGCGATGTATGTGGAGAAGCTTTCCGAACGACTGCGGATCTGGACAACCACCGGCAGGACCCGCACCACGAGAGGCCGGAGGGCAAGCACCGGTGCTCTTATTGCCCCTACAGCAGTGATAACAA GTCCCACACTACCAGGCATGAGCGAACCCATACGGGCGAGCGCCCGTTTACCTGCACTGTCTGCCAGAAGGGCTTCAACCGAGCCGACCTACTCGAGAGACACATGAACATACACACTAGGCAGATATGGGTGGTTCACAGCAAGTACGGACAATATGTCAAGCCTGAGGCGCCACAAGAAGCAGCACTCTCAGGACACCAAGGCACACACCTGCCCCTGCTGCGGCAAGACGTTTCGCCAGAGGGAACAACACCTCAGGCAGCATCTTACAACGCACACACGCAAGCGGCCATGGCAGTGCAAGAGGTGTTTCCCTCATTTCGCCACTTTAAGATATCGCAAGAGGGCAGGGCTTTGGGCACTAGTGCGTGCTCTGGCCCAACAGCCTCGCCAACAGCTACAGGCGGAGAATGTGCAATTGTGCGAACCACCCAAATTACAGTGCCATGTGACAATAGTGCATGCTCTACCACAGCAGCCTCGCCAACAGCTACAGGTGGAGAATATGCATTCGTGCAAACCACTCAGGTTACAGTGGCACTTGACAACAAGGAAGAGATGATGCAGACCGTGAAGTTAGAATGA
- the LOC119403332 gene encoding zinc finger protein 189-like isoform X3 produces the protein MFFAAGTNAVTIQRVVYCCDVCGEAFRTTADLDNHRQDPHHERPEGKHRCSYCPYSSDNKSHTTRHERTHTGERPFTCTVCQKGFSRADRLERHMNIHTREMSMEHSKYGQYDKPEAPQEAALAGHQSTHLPLLRQDVWPEGTIPQAASYNAHTQAAMAVQEVFPSFRHFNILSQECRALDNSACSAAAASPTATGGEYAFVRTTQVTVALDNKEEMQTVKLE, from the exons ATGTTCTTCGCTGCAGGCACGAATGCTGTGACCATCCAGCGTGTCGTGTACTGCTGCGATGTATGTGGAGAAGCTTTCCGAACGACTGCGGATCTGGACAACCACCGGCAGGACCCGCACCACGAGAGGCCGGAGGGCAAGCACCGGTGCTCTTATTGCCCCTACAGCAGTGATAACAA GTCCCACACCACCAGGCATGAGCGGACCCATACAGGCGAGCGTCCGTTTACCTGCACTGTCTGCCAGAAGGGCTTCAGCCGAGCCGACAGACTCGAGAGACACATGAACATACACACTAGGGAGATGTCGATGGAGCACAGCAAGTACGGACAATATGACAAGCCCGAGGCACCACAAGAAGCAGCACTCGCAGGACACCAAAGCACACACCTGCCCCTGCTGCGGCAAGACGTTTGGCCAGAGGGCACAATACCTCAGGCAGCATCTtacaacgcacacacacaagcggcCATGGCAGTGCAGGAGGTGTTTCCCTCATTTCGCCACTTTAATATACTATCGCAAGAGTGCAGGGCTTTGGACAATAGTGCATGCTCTGCCGCAGCAGCCTCGCCAACAGCTACAGGCGGAGAATATGCATTCGTGCGAACCACTCAGGTTACAGTGGCACTTGACAACAAGGAAGAGATGCAGACCGTGAAGTTAGAATGA